The Geoalkalibacter subterraneus genome contains the following window.
CCTCGCCCACCTGCTGAACGCAGAGAAGAGCCACATCCACCTTCACCGCGGGCACCATGACCTGCTGGCCGGCGTCGAAGAAGGGATCCTCCGTGAAGATATACTTGCTCTTGGCAATCCGCTGGCCGTCGCGCAGCCCCGCTTTGCCGAGCATGTCGTACTCTGGGTTGTGGATGTCGGTGCCCAGTGAGGTCTGGGTGACGGCATAGGGCGCTCCGGCGGCAGCGGCGGCAAAGCGGAACATCATCTCGGCATGGCTGTAGTCCTCGACGAGGATCTTCTTCTCCGCCACCTTGCGCGAGAGGTTTGCACCGTACTTGCCGTAGAGCTCATGCCCGACCCAGCAGGACTCCCAGATATCCACACAACCAGCCCCCACCAGAAACTCCGTATGCGGGCCACCGTTGACTTCGATCAGATGAAGCCCCTTTCTCTGCTGCCGGATAAGTTCATAAACGACTCCAAAGGGGCGCCGCCAGATGGTGAAGCCGGAGAAAGTCAGGCTCGATCCATCTTTAATCATCTCGGCAGCCTGCTGTACCGATATGCGTTTGTCCTTTTCCATTGCTCCCTCGCTTTCTTGAGTTTAGGCCACAAGTCCTTTGAGGATTTCTCGTGAAATGATCAGGCGCTGGATTTCACTCGTGCCTTCATAGATCGAGGTTATCCGCACGTCCCGGGTAAATCTCTCGATGGGGAAGTCTTTGGTGTAACCGTAGCCGCCAAG
Protein-coding sequences here:
- a CDS encoding CoA transferase subunit A, producing the protein MEKDKRISVQQAAEMIKDGSSLTFSGFTIWRRPFGVVYELIRQQRKGLHLIEVNGGPHTEFLVGAGCVDIWESCWVGHELYGKYGANLSRKVAEKKILVEDYSHAEMMFRFAAAAAGAPYAVTQTSLGTDIHNPEYDMLGKAGLRDGQRIAKSKYIFTEDPFFDAGQQVMVPAVKVDVALLCVQQVGEEGTVRVNGQYYSDPEAARAADITIAVAEEIVPEEFLRRNADQNTIPSFEVDYIVECPYGAHPTGMFGRYDVDGPFLKKFYSETRTQEGFDAFAKEWIHGQEQTSYLEKLGWPRMLKLRANSAMNYCPRERKGGK